From one Pan troglodytes isolate AG18354 chromosome 13, NHGRI_mPanTro3-v2.0_pri, whole genome shotgun sequence genomic stretch:
- the LOC107973995 gene encoding uncharacterized protein LOC107973995, whose product MDVQSTLFTIAKKWEQPTYPSADDWMSGLWCIHIADDWMSGLWCIHIADDWMSGLWCIHIADDWMSGLWCIHIADDWMSGLWCIHIADDWMSGLCCIHIADDWMSGLWCIHIADDWMSGLWCIHIADDWMSGLWCIHIADDWMSGLWCIHIADDWMSGLWCIHIAEDWMSGLWCIHIADDWMSGLWCIHIADDWMSGLWCIHIADDWMSGLWCIHIADDWMSGLWCIHIADDWMSGLWCIHIADDWMSGLWCIHIADDWMSGLWYIHIADDWMSGLWCIHIADDWMSGLWCIHIADDWMSGLWCIHIADDWMSGLWCIHIADDWMSGLWCIPMADSLGHKMNEAGIEATACMNLDNSHKKHIVYDASYLTCPELANSGRQKIDEWLPGAGRKGNGQ is encoded by the coding sequence ATGGATGTTCAGagcacattattcacaatagccaaaaagtgggagCAGCCCACATACCCGTCAGCTGATGACTGGATGAGTGGACTGTGGTGCATACACATAGCTGATGATTGGATGAGTGGACTGTGGTGTATACACATAGCTGATGATTGGATGAGTGGACTGTGGTGCATACACATAGCTGATGATTGGATGAGCGGACTGTGGTGTATACACATAGCTGACGATTGGATGAGCGGACTGTGGTGCATACACATAGCTGACGATTGGATGAGCGGACTGTGTTGTATACACATAGCTGACGATTGGATGAGCGGACTGTGGTGCATACACATAGCTGACGATTGGATGAGCGGACTGTGGTGCATACACATAGCTGACGATTGGATGAGTGGACTGTGGTGCATACACATAGCTGACGATTGGATGAGCGGACTGTGGTGCATACACATAGCTGACGATTGGATGAGCGGACTGTGGTGCATACACATAGCTGAGGATTGGATGAGCGGACTGTGGTGCATACACATAGCTGACGATTGGATGAGCGGACTGTGGTGCATACACATAGCTGACGATTGGATGAGCGGACTGTGGTGCATACACATAGCTGACGATTGGATGAGCGGACTGTGGTGCATACACATAGCTGACGATTGGATGAGTGGACTGTGGTGTATACACATAGCTGACGATTGGATGAGCGGACTGTGGTGTATACACATAGCTGACGATTGGATGAGCGGACTGTGGTGCATACACATAGCTGACGATTGGATGAGCGGACTGTGGTACATACACATAGCTGATGATTGGATGAGCGGACTGTGGTGCATACACATAGCTGATGATTGGATGAGCGGACTGTGGTGCATACACATAGCTGATGATTGGATGAGTGGACTGTGGTGCATACACATAGCTGACGATTGGATGAGCGGACTGTGGTGCATACACATAGCTGATGATTGGATGAGCGGACTGTGGTGCATACCCATGGCAGACTCATTAGGCCATAAAATGAATGAAGCTGGGATCGAGGCCACCGCGTGCATGAACCTTGACAACAGCCACAAAAAGCACATAGTGTATGATGCCAGTTACTTGACATGTCCAGAACTGGCAAATTcaggaagacagaaaatagatgagtggttgccaggggctgggaggaagggGAACGGGCAGTGA